The following proteins are co-located in the Haliotis asinina isolate JCU_RB_2024 chromosome 13, JCU_Hal_asi_v2, whole genome shotgun sequence genome:
- the LOC137260227 gene encoding uncharacterized protein isoform X2, with the protein MVRVSAIETVIEKLQTRHRWVTVTGNAGDGKTTLAYMVLKCLQDDGKEVFKVDSPEDYFVVLRKAPHSVVLMNDALGAFDFDQRAFSTWFPVFQIILENQIKETEHKNGPSIIFVSRLNVFETARNQLGKYGDVVLGENSIVTPDKLNTDREKLDILNFHLSRHGISDIPESTKMKLYNRSPHGFPHCCEMYVELRASGHEIDIVNFFSSPLKFLNYTTRVLIDKQKCYDHFKLLLKAGGQLDISSLTDTTLRTEMQSTVSSLLGSYLKMSGNGVAFSHPSIYESVAVAVGNKDPLFAAQEFPISVIMQKCMVRVPQEGENEMYIFFKESSSAMNALVQRLATEIRQGNYTVIQHELCWERKFCEQLIKKSVSNTFFPFGQAWNRISINKRDSTGRTLLHAAVRCCNYIAAKILLENGADPNVSPKQDISPKSILVCVVGSIFEQDPYALFRFLAYGESVLHDACRHRDIPIDLLRLLIDYGANANKANEDGETALHYLCLRENEDEGVYLGGWRGFYKTLRNIFSKAFRSRRHTSSEKEHTVFTADSLETLMDHLCEENGMDKAELEATRRPSGERQETEEMKAITLLIQHGLDVNKADKHGQTALHVLCQRSRVDVRTVHLLIQNGAGVNTADRAGNTPVHYICQRKAADISTLYFLTERRVDDTLQDRYGRTALQYLCDRQNVRLTEK; encoded by the exons ATGGTAAGAGTGTCTGCCATTGAAACCGTCATAGAGAAGCTTCAAACAAGACACAGATGGGTTACTGTCACCGGAAATGCTGGCGATGGGAAGACAACTCTTGCCTATATGGTGCTGAAGTGTCTGCAGGATGACGGGAAGGAAGTGTTCAAGGTCGATAGTCCTGAGGACTACTTTGTAGTCTTGAGGAAGGCTCCCCACAGTGTTGTTTTGATGAATGATGCTTTGGGCGCTTTTGATTTTGACCAAAGAGCTTTTAGTACTTGGTTTCCCGTTTTTCAAATAATTTTAGAAAACCAGATCAAGGAAACTGAACACAAAAATGGACCAAGTATAATATTTGTGAGTAGGCTCAATGTTTTCGAAACTGCAAGAAATCAACTTGGAAAATACGGCGACGTTGTTTTGGGAGAGAATTCAATAGTCACTCCAGATAAACTGAACACAGATAGGGAGAAACTTGACATCTTAAACTTTCACCTTTCAAGACATGGTATAAGTGACATTCCGGAAAGTACCAAGATGAAACTATATAATCGGAGTCCTCATGGATTTCCCCATTGTTGTGAGATGTACGTTGAACTGAGAGCTAGTGGACACGAAATTGATATTGTCAATTTCTTCTCTTCCCCTCTCAAATTCCTCAATTACACAACACGTGTTTTGATTGATAAACAGAAATGTTATGATCATTTTAAACTACTCCTGAAGGCTGGTGGTCAGTTGGATATTTCAAGCCTTACAGATACAACACTAAGAACAGAGATGCAAAGCACGGTTTCCAGCTTATTGGGCAGCTATCTTAAAATGAGTGGAAATGGTGTTGCATtctcccatccatccatctatgaGAGTGTGGCAGTAGCAGTTGGAAACAAAGACCCTCTCTTTGCTGCACAAGAGTTTCCTATTTCAGTCATCATGCAAAAGTGTATGGTGCGTGTACCACAAGAAGGAGAAAATGAGATGTACATCTTCTTCAAAGAATCGTCATCAGCCATGAACGCACTTGTTCAGAGACTGGCTACAGAAATACGTCAGGGGAACTATACCGTGATACAACATGAGCTCTGCTGGGAACGGAAGTTCTGTGAGCAGCTGATAAAGAAAAGTGTCTCAAACACATTTTTTCCATTTGGCCAG GCATGGAATCGTATCAGTATCAACAAGAGAGACAGTACAGGGAGAACCCTGCTGCATGCAGCCGTTAGATGTTGTAACTACATCGCTGCTAAGATCCTGCTGGAAAATGGGGCCGATCCTAACGTTTCACCAAAGCAAGACATTTCACCTAAAAGTATCCTTGTCTGTGTTGTTGGAAGCATCTTCGAGCAAGACCCATATGCTCTTTTCAGATTTCTGGCTTACGGTGAGAGTGTTCTTCATGACGCATGCAGGCATCGAGATATACCCATTGATCTTCTTCGCCTGTTAATTGACTATGGAGCAAATGCAAATAAGGCTAATGAAGATGGGGAGACGGCATTGCACTATCTATGTCTGAGGGAAAACGAAGATGAGGGGGTATACCTAGGTGGATGGAGAGGGTTTTACAAAACTCTGAGAAATATCTTCTCAAAAGCCTTCCGAAGCCGAAGGCACACAAGCTCAGAAAAGGAACATACGGTCTTCACCGCAGACAGTTTGGAGACACTGATGGACCATTTGTGTGAGGAGAACGGTATGGATAAAGCGGAACTGGAAGCTACACGACGTCCTTCTGGGGAAAGGCAAGAGACGGAAGAGATGAAGGCCATCACCCTGTTGATACAACATGGGCTGGATGTTAACAAGGCCGATAAACATGGACAGACAGCCCTGCACGTACTGTGTCAGAGATCTCGTGTAGATGTCAGGACAGTTCATCTGTTGATCCAGAATGGAGCTGGTGTCAACACAGCGGACAGAGCTGGAAACACTCCTGTACACTACATCTGTCAGCGGAAGGCAGCAGATATTAGTACGTTGTATTTTCTGACAGAACGCAGGGTTGATGACACATTGCAAGATAGGTACGGGCGTACTGCCTTACAGTAtttgtgtgacagacagaacGTCAGACTGACCGAGAAATAG
- the LOC137259832 gene encoding uncharacterized protein, translated as MMTFLGRCGLLLLVMTLACVAEDTDVYFDAFANCGQTNTVDLTSQVTVHAERNPDLSSSSFSTCEILFKASGLDDALCLQIDQLYFKNGNLKLNFFDAQESSGNTPTRVFSDDSGDSFSVPMEICSTGRYAALSLAQKSSGMTASIKDVDINIKVRNMHGNRRTVYLDRDCGTVSGMREVDESQTVVVRNRHSDRTSDLPALCQAVFKYIGEDKNKTVCLQYLPKHQYCNFELNVLDGNLTAFSPAHTYSCTSSQPKTWCSKGRYLTLEMTRKAPLNASLEPADLFTINVKDGVKGKTVFPKPDNGHHDWKWWQIALIVVGVIAVILIPVICCCVLKSKGHSIPHDEHEVEKL; from the exons ATGATGACCTTTCTGGGACGATGCGGACTACTCCTTCTAGTAATGACCCTAGCCTGTGTTGCAGAAGATACTGATG TGTATTTTGACGCCTTCGCAAACTGCGGTCAAACAAACACTGTCGACCTGACCAGTCAGGTGACCGTACATGCAGAACGCAATCCTGACTTGTCTTCAAGCTCCTTCTCAACCTGTGAGATCCTCTTCAAGGCATCCGGGCTGGATGATGCTTTGTGTTTACAAATCGACCAGCTTTACTTCAAGAATGGAAACTTGAAACTCAACTTCTTTGATGCACAAGAATCATCAGGCAACACGCCAACTAGG GTGTTCAGTGATGATTCAGGCGACTCCTTTTCGGTGCCAATGGAAATCTGTTCCACTGGGAGATATGCAGCTCTGTCCTTGGCTCAGAAGAGCAGTGGTATGACAGCCAGCATCAAAGACGTTGACATCAACATCAAAGTCCGCAACATGCACGGCAACCGAAGAACTG ttTACCTGGACAGGGACTGCGGAACTGTCAGTGGGATGAGGGAGGTCGATGAAAGTCAGACAGTTGTTGTTAGGAATCGTCACAGTGATAGAACATCGGATCTGCCAGCACTTTGCCAAGCAGTTTTCAAATACATTGGAGAAGACAAGAACAAGACAGTGTGTCTGCAGTATCTGCCCAAGCATCAGTACTGCAACTTTGAGCTGAATGTCTTAGATGGAAATCTGACAGCATTTTCTCCAGCCCAT ACTTACAGCTGTACAAGCAGTCAGCCCAAAACATGGTGCTCCAAAGGAAGGTACCTCACTCTGGAAATGACCCGAAAGGCCCCTTTGAACGCCTCACTGGAACCAGCTGATCTGTTCACGATCAATGTTAAGGACGGTGTTAAAG GAAAGACAGTATTCCCTAAACCAGACAATGGCCATCATGATTGGAAATGGTGGCAGATCGCGCTCATCGTAGTTGGTGTGATTGCCGTCATCCTCATCCCTGTCATATGCTGCTGTGTGCTGAAGTCAAAGG GCCACTCGATTCCCCATGATGAGCATGAAGTTGAGAAGTTGTAA
- the LOC137260227 gene encoding uncharacterized protein isoform X1 produces the protein MAEKGTSVHVTGNQGNAHNVYAIGIHQGTLNVSNSAEEERLCHLKDQTRKDIDIWNRGMVRVSAIETVIEKLQTRHRWVTVTGNAGDGKTTLAYMVLKCLQDDGKEVFKVDSPEDYFVVLRKAPHSVVLMNDALGAFDFDQRAFSTWFPVFQIILENQIKETEHKNGPSIIFVSRLNVFETARNQLGKYGDVVLGENSIVTPDKLNTDREKLDILNFHLSRHGISDIPESTKMKLYNRSPHGFPHCCEMYVELRASGHEIDIVNFFSSPLKFLNYTTRVLIDKQKCYDHFKLLLKAGGQLDISSLTDTTLRTEMQSTVSSLLGSYLKMSGNGVAFSHPSIYESVAVAVGNKDPLFAAQEFPISVIMQKCMVRVPQEGENEMYIFFKESSSAMNALVQRLATEIRQGNYTVIQHELCWERKFCEQLIKKSVSNTFFPFGQAWNRISINKRDSTGRTLLHAAVRCCNYIAAKILLENGADPNVSPKQDISPKSILVCVVGSIFEQDPYALFRFLAYGESVLHDACRHRDIPIDLLRLLIDYGANANKANEDGETALHYLCLRENEDEGVYLGGWRGFYKTLRNIFSKAFRSRRHTSSEKEHTVFTADSLETLMDHLCEENGMDKAELEATRRPSGERQETEEMKAITLLIQHGLDVNKADKHGQTALHVLCQRSRVDVRTVHLLIQNGAGVNTADRAGNTPVHYICQRKAADISTLYFLTERRVDDTLQDRYGRTALQYLCDRQNVRLTEK, from the exons CCAAGGGAACGCCCACAATGTGTATGCCATCGGAATCCACCAAGGAACGCTAAATG taAGCAACTCCGCGGAGGAAGAAAGACTATGTCATTTAAAAG ACCAAACAAGGAAAGACATTGATATCTGGAACAGAGGAATGGTAAGAGTGTCTGCCATTGAAACCGTCATAGAGAAGCTTCAAACAAGACACAGATGGGTTACTGTCACCGGAAATGCTGGCGATGGGAAGACAACTCTTGCCTATATGGTGCTGAAGTGTCTGCAGGATGACGGGAAGGAAGTGTTCAAGGTCGATAGTCCTGAGGACTACTTTGTAGTCTTGAGGAAGGCTCCCCACAGTGTTGTTTTGATGAATGATGCTTTGGGCGCTTTTGATTTTGACCAAAGAGCTTTTAGTACTTGGTTTCCCGTTTTTCAAATAATTTTAGAAAACCAGATCAAGGAAACTGAACACAAAAATGGACCAAGTATAATATTTGTGAGTAGGCTCAATGTTTTCGAAACTGCAAGAAATCAACTTGGAAAATACGGCGACGTTGTTTTGGGAGAGAATTCAATAGTCACTCCAGATAAACTGAACACAGATAGGGAGAAACTTGACATCTTAAACTTTCACCTTTCAAGACATGGTATAAGTGACATTCCGGAAAGTACCAAGATGAAACTATATAATCGGAGTCCTCATGGATTTCCCCATTGTTGTGAGATGTACGTTGAACTGAGAGCTAGTGGACACGAAATTGATATTGTCAATTTCTTCTCTTCCCCTCTCAAATTCCTCAATTACACAACACGTGTTTTGATTGATAAACAGAAATGTTATGATCATTTTAAACTACTCCTGAAGGCTGGTGGTCAGTTGGATATTTCAAGCCTTACAGATACAACACTAAGAACAGAGATGCAAAGCACGGTTTCCAGCTTATTGGGCAGCTATCTTAAAATGAGTGGAAATGGTGTTGCATtctcccatccatccatctatgaGAGTGTGGCAGTAGCAGTTGGAAACAAAGACCCTCTCTTTGCTGCACAAGAGTTTCCTATTTCAGTCATCATGCAAAAGTGTATGGTGCGTGTACCACAAGAAGGAGAAAATGAGATGTACATCTTCTTCAAAGAATCGTCATCAGCCATGAACGCACTTGTTCAGAGACTGGCTACAGAAATACGTCAGGGGAACTATACCGTGATACAACATGAGCTCTGCTGGGAACGGAAGTTCTGTGAGCAGCTGATAAAGAAAAGTGTCTCAAACACATTTTTTCCATTTGGCCAG GCATGGAATCGTATCAGTATCAACAAGAGAGACAGTACAGGGAGAACCCTGCTGCATGCAGCCGTTAGATGTTGTAACTACATCGCTGCTAAGATCCTGCTGGAAAATGGGGCCGATCCTAACGTTTCACCAAAGCAAGACATTTCACCTAAAAGTATCCTTGTCTGTGTTGTTGGAAGCATCTTCGAGCAAGACCCATATGCTCTTTTCAGATTTCTGGCTTACGGTGAGAGTGTTCTTCATGACGCATGCAGGCATCGAGATATACCCATTGATCTTCTTCGCCTGTTAATTGACTATGGAGCAAATGCAAATAAGGCTAATGAAGATGGGGAGACGGCATTGCACTATCTATGTCTGAGGGAAAACGAAGATGAGGGGGTATACCTAGGTGGATGGAGAGGGTTTTACAAAACTCTGAGAAATATCTTCTCAAAAGCCTTCCGAAGCCGAAGGCACACAAGCTCAGAAAAGGAACATACGGTCTTCACCGCAGACAGTTTGGAGACACTGATGGACCATTTGTGTGAGGAGAACGGTATGGATAAAGCGGAACTGGAAGCTACACGACGTCCTTCTGGGGAAAGGCAAGAGACGGAAGAGATGAAGGCCATCACCCTGTTGATACAACATGGGCTGGATGTTAACAAGGCCGATAAACATGGACAGACAGCCCTGCACGTACTGTGTCAGAGATCTCGTGTAGATGTCAGGACAGTTCATCTGTTGATCCAGAATGGAGCTGGTGTCAACACAGCGGACAGAGCTGGAAACACTCCTGTACACTACATCTGTCAGCGGAAGGCAGCAGATATTAGTACGTTGTATTTTCTGACAGAACGCAGGGTTGATGACACATTGCAAGATAGGTACGGGCGTACTGCCTTACAGTAtttgtgtgacagacagaacGTCAGACTGACCGAGAAATAG